In the Ursus arctos isolate Adak ecotype North America unplaced genomic scaffold, UrsArc2.0 scaffold_19, whole genome shotgun sequence genome, one interval contains:
- the LOC125283301 gene encoding olfactory receptor 13H1-like, with the protein MNCLKESNLIYRKPPGSEPPPKMIPHFPPSRSFGRGVDGQNSTEISFVLLGLSQYPRAQTAFFCLLLLSYTITLLGNGLILLLICYDRRLHTPMYFFLSNLSFLDVCYTTASVPQVLVNCLVSVPVVSLGQCLAQMVVGLYLGVVECLLLAAMAYDRCVAIVDPLRYPVRMGPQLCSLLAGTSWTVAFLLTVVPLLTMPLEFCGRQVISHFLCELLALLKLACSDLQFYESLMVGTSVLTLLAPFAFIVASYGRILVTVLRMRSTEGHGKAFSTCGSHLTVVVLFYGSAIAMYVMPQDKIIRDRDKIISISYSVLTPMMNPLIYSLRNKDMKGALRRLLRRKADV; encoded by the coding sequence ATGAATTGCTTGAAAGAGTCCAACCTTATTTATAGGAAGCCGCCGGGTTCCGAACCACCTCCCAAGATGATCCCCCATTTCCCACCCAGCCGGAGTTTTGGAAGGGGCGTGGACGGCCAGAACAGCACAGAGATCTCCTTCGTCCTGCTCGGGCTCTCCCAGTACCCACGGGCTCAGACCGccttcttctgcctgctcctccTGTCCTACACCATCACCCTTTTGGGGAACGGCCTCATCCTGCTCCTGATCTGCTACGATCGCCGGCTCCacacgcccatgtacttcttcctcagcaACCTGTCCTTCCTGGACGTGTGCTACACTACAGCCAGCGTGCCCCAGGTGCTCGTCAACTGCTTGGTGAGCGTTCCTGTCGTCTCGCTAGGACAGTGCTTGGCCCAGATGGTCGTGGGACTCTATCTGGGTGTCGTGGAGTGTCTCCTGCTGGCCGCCATGGCCTACGATCGCTGTGTGGCCATCGTGGACCCCCTGCGCTACCCTGTGCGCATGGGGCCCCAGCTGTGCAGCCTGCTGGCCGGGACCTCGTGGACGGTGGCGTTCCTGCTGACCGTGGTCCCCCTGCTGACCATGCCCTTGGAGTTCTGCGGCCGCCAGGTCATCAGTCATTTCTTGTGTGAGCTCCTGGCCCTGCTCAAGCTGGCCTGCTCTGACCTGCAGTTCTATGAGTCGCTCATGGTGGGCACCAGTGTCCTGACCCTGCTGGCTCCCTTTGCCTTCATCGTGGCCTCCTATGGAAGGATCCTGGTGACCGTGCTGCGGATGCGGTCCACGGAGGGCCACGGCAAGGCCTTTTCCACATGTGGGTCTCACCTCACGGTGGTGGTGCTGTTCTATGGCTCGGCCATCGCCATGTACGTGATGCCTCAGGATAAGATCATCCGCGACCGAGACAAGATCATCTCCATATCGTACAGCGTCCTCACCCCCATGATGAACCCCCTCATCTACAGCCTGCGGAACAAGGACATGAAAGGCGCCCTCAGGAGGCTCCTGCGGAGAAAGGCTGACGTCTAA
- the ZNF835 gene encoding zinc finger protein 835 produces the protein MEGLLPKAAPQGSEAGGTWKQEGQVRDRQANQEICLKQEAVAHGEDPAGDGVQAQDELGGIPRTGSGPPRTQTDSGPQRRGAPRKNRKQKVADSGEERGGGPRKPWKCGDCGKAFSYCSAFTLHQRTHTGEKPFACAECGKAFSQSVHLTLHRRTHTGERPYPCPECGKAFSQGSYLASHWRTHTGERPHRCADCGKAFARPTHLAQHRRVHTGERPYACGQCAKAFRNRSSLLEHQRIHTGEKPYACAQCDKAFRFSSALIRHQRTHTAERPYACGQCAKAFTQIAHLTQHRRVHTGEKPYTCPECGAPFSQSASLAEHRRIHTGEKPYACAQCGKAFTQVSHLSQHQRVHTGERPYACQDCGRAFSNRSHLVQHHLVHTGAKPYKCLECGVAFSHVSSLIEHQKIHTGEKPYRCGECGKAFSQGSSLTLHQRTHTGERPYACHECGKAFSNRSYLIQHHIVHTGEKPFECSGCGKAFSFSSALIRHQRTHTDKKPYSCARCGDTFAQLPHLTQHLSAHREERPVGSSEPAAMAAGRREERADA, from the coding sequence ATGGAAGGACTCTTGCCCAAGGCCGCCCCCCAGGGCTCCGAGGCGGGAGGAACCTGGAAACAAGAGGGTCAGGTCAGGGACCGGCAGGCAAACCAGGAAATCTGTTTGAAGCAGGAGGCCGTGGCCCACGGGGAAGACCCCGCCGGGGACGGTGTGCAGGCACAGGATGAACTCGGTGGAATCCCGAGAACCGGATCAGGCCCTCCCCGCACCCAGACCGACAGCGGGCCCCAGAGGCGCGGTGCGCCGAGAAAGAACCGGAAGCAGAAGGTGGCCGACTCCGGTGAGGAGCGAGGGGGCGGCCCCAGGAAGCCGTGGAAGTGTGGGGACTGCGGCAAGGCCTTCAGCTACTGCTCGGCGTTCACCCTGCACCAAAGAACCCACACCGGGGAGAAGCCGTTCGCGTGCGCCGAGTGCGGCAAGGCCTTCAGCCAGAGCGTGCACCTCACGCTGCACCGGCGCACGCACACGGGCGAGCGGCCCTACCCGTGCCCCGAGTGCGGCAAGGCCTTCAGCCAGGGCTCCTACCTGGCGTCGCACTGGCGCACGCACACGGGCGAGCGGCCACACCGCTGCGCCGACTGCGGCAAGGCCTTCGCGCGCCCCACGCACCTGGCGCAGCACCGGCGCGTGCACACGGGCGAGCGGCCGTACGCGTGCGGCCAGTGCGCCAAGGCCTTCCGCAACCGCTCGTCCTTGCTGGAGCACCAGCGCATCCACACGGGCGAGAAGCCGTACGCGTGCGCGCAGTGCGACAAGGCCTTCCGCTTCTCCTCGGCGCTCATCCGCCACCAGCGCACCCACACGGCCGAGCGGCCGTACGCGTGCGGCCAGTGCGCCAAGGCCTTCACGCAGATCGCGCACCTGACGCAGCACCGGCGCGtgcacacgggcgagaagccctACACGTGCCCCGAGTGCGGCGCGCCCTTCAGCCAGAGCGCCTCGCTCGCCGAGCACCGGCGCATCCACACGGGCGAGAAGCCGTACGCGTGCGCGCAGTGCGGGAAGGCCTTCACGCAGGTGTCGCACCTGAGCCAGCACCAGCGCGTGCACACGGGCGAGCGGCCATACGCGTGCCAGGACTGCGGCCGCGCCTTCAGCAACCGCTCCCACCTCGTGCAGCACCACCTCGTGCACACGGGCGCCAAGCCCTACAAGTGCCTGGAGTGCGGCGTGGCCTTCAGCCACGTATCCTCCCTCATCGAGCACCAGAAGATCCACACGGGTGAGAAGCCCTACCGCTGCGGGGAGTGCGGCAAGGCCTTCAGCCAGGGCTCGTCGCTCACGCTGCACCAGCGGACGCACACGGGCGAGCGGCCCTACGCGTGCCACGAGTGCGGCAAGGCCTTCAGCAACCGCTCCTACCTGATCCAGCACCACATCGTGCACACCGGCGAGAAGCCCTTCGAGTGCAGCGGCTGCGGCAAGGCCTTCAGCTTCTCCTCCGCTCTCATCCGCCACCAGCGAACGCACACCGACAAGAAGCCCTACTCGTGCGCCCGGTGCGGCGACACGTTCGCGCAGCTGCCGCACCTGACGCAACATCTGAGCGCGCACCGGGAGGAGAGGCCGGTGGGCAGCAGCGAGCCCGCGGCGATGGCTGCCGGCCGGCGGGAGGAGAGAGCAGATGCGTAA